In Pseudomonas resinovorans NBRC 106553, a single genomic region encodes these proteins:
- a CDS encoding type VI secretion system Vgr family protein, producing the protein MNPTAPLISDQTRLYSLQTPTSMAPLHVERWAGREALSELYRWDVLALSADHRLPLEAMLGAPITLLTALADGSHSRRSGLLSRVARLGSDGSLTRYHLTLVPWLWVLSQSFRSRVFQDSTVQQIVSQVFAGYEAYARWRFTLDADQLLSHVRPRSYCVQYRETDFDFVQRLLAEEGLGYCFVEDPQAPAGHCLVIFGQSPGLPEDLTSASATSAPTRWRSKTPCSSWASSIA; encoded by the coding sequence ATGAACCCCACTGCCCCGCTCATCAGCGATCAAACACGCCTGTATTCCTTGCAAACGCCCACGTCCATGGCCCCCCTGCACGTTGAGCGCTGGGCCGGCCGCGAGGCGCTTTCCGAGCTGTACCGCTGGGACGTGCTGGCCCTGAGCGCCGACCATCGCCTACCCCTCGAGGCGATGCTCGGTGCGCCCATTACCTTGCTCACGGCCCTGGCCGATGGCAGCCACAGCCGACGCAGCGGTTTGCTCAGCCGTGTCGCCCGCCTGGGCAGCGACGGCTCCCTGACCCGCTACCACCTGACCCTGGTGCCCTGGCTCTGGGTGTTGAGCCAGAGCTTTCGCTCCCGGGTGTTCCAAGACAGCACCGTGCAGCAGATCGTCAGCCAGGTCTTCGCCGGTTACGAGGCCTACGCCCGTTGGCGTTTCACCCTGGACGCCGACCAGTTACTGAGCCACGTGCGCCCGCGCAGTTACTGCGTGCAGTACCGCGAAACCGATTTCGACTTTGTGCAGCGGCTACTGGCCGAAGAGGGCCTGGGCTATTGCTTTGTCGAGGACCCACAAGCACCGGCCGGCCACTGCCTGGTCATCTTTGGCCAGAGCCCCGGGCTGCCTGAAGACCTCACCTCGGCCAGCGCTACCAGCGCGCCGACGCGGTGGAGGAGCAAGACACCGTGCAGTTCATGGGCCAGCTCCATCGCCTGA